Proteins encoded within one genomic window of Dyadobacter chenhuakuii:
- a CDS encoding glycosyltransferase family 32 protein has product METNSNESYGADPLEKSERARSNFVKELVQCCGEPGRTPSMNLPKPPKSIVQFWDDLSRLPRDVRECMESWRVLERSGFELQCFDENSSREFIRIHLGSRYEKAFDKCYHPSMKSDYFRYSYILVKGGCYIDADDVYHGASIDHLFTDGRLKLQPFCYDIASAQMVSPSIFINSGADNLSWIFYFNTTPMIACPNHPIIKRALLNATAALEQESNGELPEVQATTGPGNLTRSISEMITEESCPKDALLVLHDWENTSTSKWPLSYRNDERNWRLSNQQTYRASRTEAQ; this is encoded by the coding sequence ATGGAAACAAATAGCAACGAAAGTTACGGGGCAGACCCGCTGGAGAAAAGTGAGCGTGCTCGCTCCAATTTTGTAAAAGAATTGGTACAATGCTGCGGTGAACCAGGTCGAACGCCATCAATGAATTTACCCAAGCCACCAAAAAGCATTGTGCAATTTTGGGATGATCTTAGCCGATTGCCCCGGGACGTCAGAGAATGTATGGAGTCTTGGAGGGTACTTGAACGATCCGGATTCGAGCTGCAGTGTTTTGACGAGAACTCATCGAGAGAATTTATCCGAATCCACTTGGGATCAAGATATGAGAAGGCATTTGACAAGTGCTATCATCCTTCAATGAAGTCAGATTACTTCCGTTATAGCTACATCCTCGTAAAAGGTGGCTGTTATATTGATGCCGACGACGTCTATCATGGAGCTTCGATCGATCACCTCTTTACTGATGGGCGGCTGAAACTTCAACCGTTCTGTTACGACATTGCATCGGCTCAAATGGTTTCACCGTCAATTTTTATCAATTCAGGGGCAGACAACCTGAGCTGGATATTCTACTTCAATACCACCCCTATGATTGCATGTCCTAATCACCCTATAATAAAGCGTGCACTGCTAAACGCAACAGCAGCGCTCGAGCAAGAATCAAACGGCGAGTTACCTGAAGTCCAAGCAACCACGGGCCCTGGTAACCTCACGAGATCCATATCTGAGATGATTACCGAGGAAAGTTGCCCGAAAGATGCGCTGCTAGTTTTGCACGACTGGGAGAATACTTCTACAAGTAAATGGCCACTCAGTTACCGGAATGATGAGAGAAACTGGAGACTTTCAAATCAGCAAACCTATCGGGCGTCACGGACGGAAGCGCAATGA
- a CDS encoding sce7726 family protein, translating to MKNYTALDYTPKLREILRGVYPTAELNNSCRYDLHRKINDLVIGSYEGEQTLKYRLFRAFRYRNLVAAYEIKVRSSRVDFLTINNYTTSFEIKSSLDNLDKLAKQSDDYLAAFEFNYVVVHQRHLTRCIEIIPSSFGVITAEKSGHTIIRKPTLNKSLHPETQLSLLSKKEMQKQFGCTDSETIVKELNCSQINEQFKKALRERYQTRWNFIVENDNEILPIDIQFFFNKNIKPNFIYS from the coding sequence GTGAAAAACTATACTGCGTTAGATTATACGCCGAAATTGCGAGAAATTTTAAGGGGAGTGTATCCTACTGCTGAACTTAATAATTCCTGTAGGTATGACCTTCATCGAAAGATCAATGATCTCGTAATAGGTAGTTACGAAGGGGAACAAACACTTAAATATCGACTTTTCAGGGCTTTTCGGTATAGAAATCTAGTCGCAGCATATGAGATCAAGGTAAGAAGCAGTCGAGTAGACTTTTTAACCATCAACAATTACACAACTAGCTTTGAGATTAAGTCCAGTTTAGACAACTTGGATAAATTGGCCAAACAGTCTGATGATTATCTTGCCGCTTTTGAATTTAATTATGTTGTTGTACATCAACGCCACCTTACACGGTGTATTGAAATTATTCCGTCGAGTTTCGGTGTGATTACAGCTGAAAAATCTGGGCATACAATTATCAGGAAACCTACATTAAATAAGTCGCTCCATCCCGAAACGCAACTGAGTCTACTATCTAAAAAAGAAATGCAAAAACAATTTGGATGCACAGATTCAGAAACCATCGTTAAAGAGCTAAACTGCAGTCAAATTAATGAGCAATTTAAGAAAGCTTTAAGGGAGAGATATCAAACCAGATGGAATTTTATCGTTGAAAATGACAACGAGATTTTACCTATCGATATTCAGTTTTTCTTTAACAAGAACATCAAACCTAATTTTATCTATTCGTAA
- a CDS encoding beta family protein, whose amino-acid sequence MNAPTYIPVFRLRQQEKNVLTSFDFGSAIYPYIEIFKHFEQLPRAPKANSKAKPKAPKQFHEIYLPIIRQIKSQKVFVDLPIHLKVSNKMKPEVIEFLRGVVEKRDVRTSHLLSLRSAREKIIPVISTYSQRTGEPNSIKLQEADLRLTFNTLAFRTSELTFTNDMNQINVVLQPHDYLIVDLEENCLGDVDDMDTIQFMLDHLKSFNGCHVVLLNSPINHKITNTGLDHAEIIDSVDNSLLEKFRAFGAHSFADHAGIKRDVVESGGGISPGFIYYDAVDNAFYGFKGLKRKEPELDDFRDIIVRDVLNSEPTNRMRESKLEYLCRDNVGWRMLEDMWDRTEPWKSQAKFKRIAMEHYLHCINAKIKKGYFESYE is encoded by the coding sequence ATGAATGCGCCAACTTACATTCCTGTTTTCAGACTCCGTCAGCAAGAAAAAAACGTTTTGACTTCTTTTGACTTTGGTAGTGCGATTTATCCATATATAGAAATATTCAAACATTTTGAACAGCTACCGCGTGCGCCAAAAGCTAATTCAAAAGCTAAACCCAAAGCGCCAAAACAGTTTCATGAGATCTATTTGCCGATAATTCGGCAAATCAAAAGTCAAAAAGTGTTTGTGGACTTACCTATTCATTTGAAGGTATCTAACAAAATGAAACCGGAGGTAATCGAGTTTTTACGCGGGGTAGTTGAAAAACGGGATGTGAGGACATCTCACCTGTTGAGTCTAAGAAGTGCTCGTGAGAAGATAATCCCTGTTATTAGTACATATTCCCAAAGGACGGGGGAACCGAATTCTATAAAATTACAGGAAGCTGATTTAAGATTGACCTTCAATACTTTGGCATTTAGAACGTCAGAACTGACTTTTACGAATGACATGAATCAAATAAATGTCGTCCTCCAACCTCACGATTATCTAATAGTTGACTTGGAGGAAAATTGTCTAGGTGATGTTGATGATATGGATACAATTCAATTTATGTTGGACCATCTCAAATCGTTTAACGGATGTCATGTGGTGCTATTAAATAGCCCGATTAACCATAAGATCACAAACACAGGCCTTGATCATGCAGAGATCATTGATAGTGTTGACAATTCTCTACTAGAAAAATTTAGGGCTTTTGGTGCTCATAGTTTTGCTGATCACGCCGGTATAAAAAGAGATGTTGTTGAAAGCGGAGGCGGTATAAGTCCCGGATTTATTTACTACGATGCAGTAGATAATGCTTTCTATGGCTTCAAAGGATTAAAGAGAAAGGAGCCAGAGTTAGACGATTTTAGAGATATTATTGTTCGGGATGTGTTGAATTCTGAGCCCACAAATAGAATGCGCGAATCTAAACTTGAATATCTTTGTCGCGATAATGTTGGATGGAGAATGCTTGAAGACATGTGGGACAGAACGGAACCCTGGAAAAGTCAAGCGAAGTTCAAACGAATAGCAATGGAGCACTATTTGCATTGTATTAATGCAAAAATAAAAAAGGGATACTTTGAGTCTTACGAATAG
- a CDS encoding plasmid mobilization protein, with protein MKEFLMFESVDRIVMKEEKSNKTKLVIFRLTPEEYANLEAKHSRTTCRKLSEFLRLLIFNRPVTVIERNGSQDQMIGELSELREELNRLGNNFNQATKRLNAVNQISEFRNWIASYEAEKTFVFSILDKIKSQTDKLADRWLQ; from the coding sequence TTGAAAGAGTTTTTAATGTTTGAAAGTGTAGATAGGATCGTGATGAAAGAAGAAAAATCGAACAAGACAAAGCTTGTAATCTTCCGGTTAACACCCGAAGAATACGCTAATCTGGAAGCCAAACACAGCCGTACCACCTGTCGGAAATTAAGCGAATTCTTGCGGCTCTTGATCTTTAACCGACCGGTAACGGTGATCGAAAGGAACGGTTCGCAAGATCAGATGATTGGCGAATTGTCAGAGCTGCGGGAAGAGCTGAACCGGCTTGGCAACAACTTCAACCAGGCGACCAAACGCCTTAATGCAGTCAACCAAATTTCAGAATTTAGAAACTGGATCGCCAGCTACGAAGCTGAAAAAACATTCGTGTTTTCAATCCTGGACAAGATCAAATCGCAAACCGATAAACTGGCAGATCGATGGTTGCAGTGA
- a CDS encoding ImmA/IrrE family metallo-endopeptidase: protein MSKNIKIERELLTKPGDTILETIEFLKMSQAELAERIGKTPAKVNDMISGKAPITVNTAMQLEKVLGIDMQFWLNREMLYREKLARIEQEEFLEEGLKWVKEQPIKELQKYGYLKANKVGTEMVEEFLKFYGVATPLQWQSMYVNSYASTNFRKSTAHATLLGSMAAWLRIGELKLRSETLPDFDREGFKIALNEIKSLVETQPEDFPSTLKSICEKVGVAVIYSYSLPKAPISGATRWIGKVPVIQITDRYKTNDHFWFTFFHEAAHILLHGKKDVFIEDFDGVENDPEKEAEANNFARDWLLPDTFLNEIDTEITERLVRKIARSYSTHPAIVVGRLQNLKQVPHHFGANMKVKINLEYFIEH, encoded by the coding sequence ATGAGCAAAAACATTAAGATAGAAAGAGAATTACTGACCAAGCCCGGAGATACGATATTGGAAACGATTGAGTTTCTAAAAATGAGCCAAGCCGAGTTAGCGGAACGGATCGGCAAGACTCCGGCAAAAGTAAACGATATGATTTCGGGTAAAGCACCTATCACGGTAAATACTGCAATGCAGTTGGAAAAGGTGTTAGGGATAGATATGCAATTTTGGCTAAACCGAGAAATGCTTTACCGTGAAAAGCTTGCGCGTATTGAGCAGGAAGAATTTTTAGAAGAAGGTTTGAAATGGGTGAAGGAGCAACCAATTAAGGAATTGCAGAAATACGGTTATCTAAAAGCTAACAAAGTCGGAACTGAAATGGTGGAGGAGTTCCTGAAATTTTATGGAGTAGCGACACCACTGCAATGGCAAAGTATGTATGTGAATAGCTATGCCAGTACAAATTTTAGAAAAAGTACTGCTCATGCCACATTACTAGGCAGTATGGCAGCTTGGTTAAGAATAGGAGAGTTGAAATTAAGAAGTGAAACTTTGCCAGACTTTGATAGAGAAGGATTTAAGATAGCATTAAACGAAATCAAATCCTTAGTAGAAACTCAGCCAGAAGATTTTCCTAGTACATTAAAGTCCATATGCGAGAAAGTTGGAGTTGCAGTAATCTATTCATATAGTTTGCCAAAAGCGCCTATTAGCGGAGCAACCAGATGGATTGGAAAAGTGCCGGTAATTCAAATTACTGACCGTTATAAAACAAATGATCACTTTTGGTTTACATTTTTCCATGAGGCTGCACATATTCTACTACATGGTAAAAAGGATGTTTTTATCGAAGATTTTGATGGAGTAGAAAATGATCCTGAGAAAGAAGCCGAAGCAAACAACTTTGCGCGTGACTGGCTGTTGCCGGATACATTTTTAAACGAAATTGATACAGAGATAACAGAAAGATTAGTACGAAAGATAGCTAGATCATATTCTACTCATCCAGCAATTGTTGTTGGTAGACTTCAAAATTTGAAGCAAGTTCCGCATCATTTTGGTGCAAATATGAAAGTTAAAATTAACTTGGAATATTTTATTGAACATTAG
- a CDS encoding type II toxin-antitoxin system RelE/ParE family toxin has translation MEITYSNKIKKKLSSPSEIQKAFGTMAKKVQSRLDDISASPNLKVLMQIPAANCHPLSGKRSGEWAVDISGNHRMIFEINHDPIPKKDNGEILTIEVTDIRIIETTDYH, from the coding sequence ATGGAAATAACCTACTCGAACAAGATCAAGAAGAAACTGAGTTCTCCATCAGAGATTCAGAAAGCCTTCGGCACTATGGCAAAGAAAGTACAAAGTAGGTTAGATGATATCTCCGCATCTCCGAACCTTAAAGTACTCATGCAGATTCCTGCGGCAAATTGTCACCCCCTTTCCGGTAAAAGGTCCGGAGAATGGGCGGTGGACATATCCGGAAATCACAGAATGATATTTGAGATCAATCATGATCCTATACCGAAGAAAGATAATGGCGAAATCTTGACAATCGAGGTAACTGACATAAGGATTATAGAAACGACAGATTATCATTAA
- a CDS encoding SIR2 family protein encodes MTFIDKKEFLRSFAIRPDGAFNFLLGAGASVQANIPAAGTLIWQFKRKLYCDTLNFKEEKFKDLESDRNQQILQSYFELKGGYPKLWSGEEYSFYFEKCYPKSIDRKAFIQRIIQNKNPSIGHKCLGVLFDVGKTSHIWTTNFDELIENGIKGVNNIAHFEVISPDNNHQIANLNKYPRVLKLHGDYRYDQLQNTTEELRSLENSLHHYFAHSHLSSGLIVIGYSGNDYSVLTAFEETLNQNNPFPYGLYWCVRKGTKPNENLVRLIERANEKSKEKLSGFIEIESFDEFLFDLYVANQKPNADIENIAKSRFETRRPFASPQVSNNFTPIKLNGLKAQVFPKSVLAFKSNLDGWAELRQILDGQPVVGALSKGNTLLFGDINDVNHLFNGRITSEILTLDIDDHITYHENSFFLGMLYDMIDYDLSQRFGLKIDSHHRRKYYSENHRLESAELNSYKTSAVVPVYEAVEIQLEFHNKELFLTLLPSIFIDDQGSLTKIKKQAIANAVFSNRRNSAVNDREKLWISILRGDQDHIKFELAGYKLEFETNYASAGIPVSKTHTFKGAFLTVEPCLNFSLSDRNQRSSHPLRGLLRFGPLDHSYENGKINPQAIKLAIISPISGLRKVQSHLAGLNQEIARKSERDYLIDYVPFASIYKRYLDIPENVENKLLEVINDQEVSQMVPLQFYDFLKRKIDYFYTIRGEFDVLVIYIPSAWSHFRELKNDNVYFDLHDSIKLYCAKKNIKVQFIEDKSINYFDLAKVRWWLSLGLYVKANGTPWRNETISDSTAFIGLDFSVNRINNATRFVLGSSHIFDSSGQGLRFLLQPIENPVFYGRNPFMSKEDARRLILKLKEAYFRLDGNSKLEKLVIHKVLHYTNDEMQGIAEALEGIENIELLQIQKYSNWRAIRGFKDAKSKISIAAYPVQRGTVIQLDDFSFLLWTHGSVLDQDVAGVNKDYYQSTRGIPAPLLIRRFRGTDPIETTVKEVLALTKMNWNGGELYKILPVTLDFSKRLARYAKQAETLQATPYDFRFFM; translated from the coding sequence ATGACATTTATTGATAAGAAAGAGTTTCTTAGAAGCTTTGCTATTAGGCCCGACGGCGCATTCAATTTTCTTTTGGGAGCAGGAGCCTCTGTTCAGGCAAATATTCCGGCGGCAGGTACGCTGATCTGGCAATTCAAGCGCAAACTTTATTGCGATACATTGAATTTTAAAGAGGAGAAATTCAAGGATCTCGAATCTGATAGAAATCAGCAAATCTTACAAAGTTATTTTGAGCTTAAAGGAGGCTACCCGAAGCTGTGGTCGGGCGAAGAATATTCGTTTTACTTCGAGAAGTGTTATCCAAAATCCATTGACAGAAAGGCGTTCATCCAACGTATCATTCAGAATAAAAACCCTTCTATCGGGCACAAATGCCTGGGTGTATTATTTGACGTTGGCAAGACAAGCCATATATGGACGACCAACTTCGATGAGCTAATAGAAAATGGGATCAAAGGAGTGAATAACATCGCTCACTTTGAGGTTATTTCCCCGGATAACAACCACCAAATTGCTAATCTAAATAAATATCCTCGCGTACTAAAATTGCATGGCGATTACCGCTATGATCAACTGCAAAACACAACAGAAGAACTGCGATCATTGGAGAATTCGCTTCATCACTACTTTGCTCATAGTCATCTCAGTAGCGGATTAATCGTAATAGGATATAGTGGTAACGACTATTCCGTATTGACAGCTTTCGAGGAAACACTTAACCAGAATAATCCTTTCCCATACGGACTGTATTGGTGTGTCAGAAAAGGTACAAAACCAAATGAGAATCTTGTCAGATTGATCGAGAGAGCAAATGAAAAAAGTAAAGAGAAATTGTCCGGATTTATTGAAATTGAAAGTTTTGATGAATTTCTCTTTGATCTCTATGTAGCTAACCAAAAGCCAAATGCTGACATAGAGAATATTGCTAAAAGTCGTTTTGAGACTCGCAGGCCCTTTGCCTCACCACAGGTGAGTAATAACTTTACACCGATAAAGTTAAACGGGTTAAAGGCCCAAGTATTTCCCAAAAGTGTGTTGGCATTTAAGTCGAATTTGGATGGATGGGCTGAACTGCGGCAAATTTTGGACGGTCAGCCAGTCGTCGGAGCGCTTTCTAAAGGCAATACATTACTCTTTGGCGATATTAACGATGTAAACCATCTATTCAACGGTCGCATTACATCTGAGATACTTACTCTCGATATTGATGATCATATTACTTATCATGAGAATTCGTTTTTTCTGGGAATGTTATACGACATGATCGATTATGACCTCAGCCAAAGATTCGGTCTGAAGATCGATAGCCATCACCGCCGCAAATACTATTCGGAGAACCATCGGCTCGAAAGTGCCGAACTGAATAGTTATAAGACGAGTGCTGTAGTGCCAGTATACGAAGCAGTTGAGATTCAGCTCGAATTTCATAACAAAGAACTATTCTTAACTCTGTTGCCGTCAATATTCATTGATGACCAAGGCTCCTTAACCAAAATTAAGAAACAGGCGATTGCAAATGCAGTGTTTTCGAATCGTAGAAATAGTGCCGTAAATGACAGAGAAAAGCTATGGATATCTATTTTGAGGGGAGATCAGGATCATATCAAATTTGAGCTGGCAGGCTATAAACTCGAATTTGAGACTAATTATGCAAGTGCCGGCATTCCGGTTTCTAAAACGCACACATTTAAGGGTGCGTTTCTAACCGTTGAACCCTGCCTGAATTTTAGCTTATCGGATCGAAACCAACGGTCCAGCCATCCGCTTAGAGGTTTGCTAAGATTCGGCCCGCTGGATCATTCTTACGAAAATGGTAAAATAAACCCTCAGGCGATTAAGCTGGCGATCATATCGCCAATCAGCGGTCTGAGAAAAGTGCAATCACATCTTGCTGGTCTGAACCAGGAAATAGCGAGGAAATCTGAGCGTGATTATCTGATAGATTATGTTCCGTTCGCTTCGATCTATAAACGATACTTAGACATTCCTGAGAATGTTGAAAATAAACTTCTCGAGGTAATTAATGATCAGGAAGTCAGCCAAATGGTTCCTTTGCAGTTCTACGATTTTCTGAAACGTAAAATTGATTATTTCTACACGATTCGTGGAGAATTTGACGTATTGGTGATTTATATTCCTAGCGCTTGGTCACATTTCCGGGAGTTAAAAAACGACAACGTTTACTTTGATCTCCACGATTCTATTAAGTTATATTGCGCCAAAAAGAATATTAAAGTGCAATTTATTGAGGATAAGTCAATTAACTACTTTGATCTTGCAAAAGTCCGTTGGTGGTTATCCCTTGGACTATATGTTAAAGCCAATGGTACACCGTGGAGAAACGAAACTATAAGCGATTCGACAGCTTTTATAGGATTAGATTTTTCGGTCAATAGGATTAATAATGCCACTAGGTTTGTCCTTGGTAGTAGCCATATTTTCGATTCATCGGGGCAGGGCTTAAGATTTTTACTGCAACCAATCGAAAACCCCGTGTTTTACGGCCGGAATCCCTTTATGAGCAAAGAAGACGCTCGTAGACTTATTCTCAAACTAAAGGAAGCTTATTTCAGGCTTGATGGCAATTCCAAATTGGAAAAATTGGTTATTCATAAGGTGCTTCATTATACCAACGATGAAATGCAGGGAATTGCTGAAGCGTTGGAAGGAATAGAAAACATTGAGCTGCTGCAAATCCAAAAATACTCGAATTGGCGGGCGATTAGGGGATTTAAAGATGCCAAGAGCAAAATATCTATTGCAGCTTACCCGGTACAACGAGGAACAGTCATCCAACTGGATGATTTTAGCTTTTTATTATGGACACACGGCTCAGTGCTCGATCAAGATGTTGCAGGTGTAAACAAAGACTATTATCAGAGCACGAGGGGTATTCCTGCTCCGTTGCTGATCAGGAGATTTCGTGGGACTGACCCGATTGAAACAACAGTTAAGGAAGTTCTCGCACTAACGAAGATGAACTGGAACGGCGGCGAGCTTTATAAAATCTTACCTGTAACGCTAGACTTCTCAAAACGGCTGGCTAGGTATGCCAAACAAGCAGAGACTCTACAAGCAACTCCTTATGACTTTCGATTCTTTATGTAA
- a CDS encoding relaxase/mobilization nuclease domain-containing protein, with protein sequence MVAVIHTSSRFRAVMQYNEKKLEQGHAECISAINYPKDADALSFDQKLNRIQRQLALNKRTKVNTVHVSLNFDPSEKLSKEQLTEISKAYLKGIGFEKQPALVYEHRDAGHPHVHIVTTNIKADGSRISLHNLGKNQSEKTRKEIEIDFGLVKAQDRKAQEFNLKPVSIKAEYGKSETKKAIANVLDKVLNEYKFTTMGELNAALNHYNVAADIGSEGSRIRKNNGILYRVLDKDGNRIGVPIKASDFHFKPTHRNLKVRFLYNEMNPNRTKDSLRVKNSIDFTLYRKQNVSLPRLINILQKDGIDTVIRKNEEGKLYGITYLDHRTKCVFNGSALGKQYSAKGITERCIEDPFSLQQQKSQKMGLDVGQVAGAGNVYHVGNGSSLENDKSLDSLLSPVKDGEYTPHQLKKPKRKKQKGFSIGF encoded by the coding sequence ATGGTTGCAGTGATCCACACCAGCAGTCGGTTCCGGGCTGTGATGCAATACAATGAGAAGAAGCTGGAACAGGGACATGCGGAATGCATTTCGGCTATCAACTATCCAAAGGATGCAGATGCCCTGAGTTTTGATCAAAAGCTGAACCGGATTCAGCGGCAGCTCGCTTTGAACAAAAGGACAAAGGTCAATACCGTTCATGTCTCTTTGAACTTTGATCCGTCGGAAAAGCTGAGCAAAGAACAGCTTACGGAGATTTCAAAAGCCTACTTGAAAGGTATTGGATTTGAGAAACAACCCGCCCTCGTATACGAGCACCGGGATGCCGGTCACCCGCACGTCCATATCGTGACGACAAACATCAAAGCTGATGGAAGCCGGATCTCACTACACAACCTGGGTAAAAATCAATCCGAGAAAACCAGGAAGGAGATTGAGATAGATTTTGGTTTGGTGAAAGCACAAGATCGAAAAGCGCAGGAGTTCAATTTGAAGCCTGTCAGCATCAAAGCAGAGTATGGAAAATCAGAAACCAAGAAGGCCATTGCCAATGTGCTCGATAAGGTTCTGAACGAATACAAGTTTACCACGATGGGCGAATTGAATGCAGCGCTCAACCATTATAATGTCGCGGCGGACATTGGCTCGGAAGGTTCGAGGATCAGAAAGAACAATGGCATCCTATACCGCGTGCTGGATAAAGACGGCAACCGGATTGGGGTGCCAATCAAAGCAAGCGATTTTCATTTCAAACCAACACATAGAAATCTGAAAGTGCGTTTTCTGTACAATGAGATGAATCCGAACCGTACGAAGGATTCGTTACGTGTTAAGAATAGTATAGATTTTACTTTGTATCGCAAACAAAACGTGTCATTGCCCAGGCTGATCAATATTCTTCAAAAAGACGGGATTGATACGGTAATCCGAAAAAATGAGGAAGGCAAGCTATACGGGATCACCTATTTAGATCACCGTACTAAATGTGTTTTCAATGGAAGTGCATTGGGCAAGCAGTATAGCGCGAAGGGCATTACCGAGCGATGCATTGAGGATCCTTTTTCTCTTCAACAGCAAAAGTCTCAAAAGATGGGGCTAGATGTGGGGCAAGTTGCTGGTGCGGGTAATGTTTATCATGTCGGAAATGGTAGTTCGTTGGAGAATGATAAGTCTCTTGATTCTTTGTTGTCTCCTGTTAAAGATGGAGAGTATACGCCACATCAGTTGAAGAAGCCAAAACGAAAGAAGCAGAAAGGGTTTTCGATAGGGTTTTGA